The sequence TCTCTATGTAGGATTTAAGCTTATCATCTTCTTCAGGTGACCATGGACCTTTCTTCACGTTAGCTTTGTCGCAGCAAGGAGCTCTCCCCATACCTGCCCTTTTGTGTGTTTCTTGAACTTTTGATGTAAAGTTCTGCTTCTCTAATTTCTAGCTCAAAAGGCAGCAATtataagagagagagagagagagagagagagagagagagagagagagagagagactcAAAAAAGGATAAACATGGTTCTTGGAACAGCCATAAGACTTTTAAAGAGAGAGTATGGAATAAAGGAAGTACTTTGGTATATAAAATTGGAGAAATTGTGGAATGCCAGAACAGGAGAGAAGAGTAGggtttttttcttcttgtctttCTTCGTTAGTCTAGAATCAATTTTAATCTATCCAGTCCAGGCCGTTGATTTTATTGGGACTGTAAGTCTATATGATCAAATAATTTAGTGAGGTCTtacattaatttaatagataaatGGACACGTGATTAGAAGTACAGTGTGTAAATAACATCAAAATGTTGTATGCAATAAGCACAATAATTTAACCAACggacttttttattttttagcaaCCTATTTGATTTACTAACTATTAGTGACATTTCTGttctaaaagattaaaagaaaaaaaaaaaaactaatactTTTGTGGTACATTTTGTTAATCAAAGATTGTCATTtagatttattcatttttatagctaattgaatatttatccTGTTAACAATTCAGCTAATTGTTTCacttttaaatgaaaaaagcCTTTCATAAGTAAGGAATGATTCTTGTCAAAAAGTTTCTAGAAGCCCTGACCTTTCCATTGTAGATATATACAAAACAAAGATTTATAGTCTATTAGCAGAGATGTTACACAAGAAAAATAGCCACTGAAATCATTAGAATAACAAAACACAAACACATTGAGAAAATGTCAATCTGAAACTGAAATTGTTGCAAAACTAATCAACTAAAAGTGTCTTTGAAGACTCTTAAGTTAACGTATATAACATAAGGATGAAACAAATAGTCAATTGGTGCATCGTATTTGATGACAAATGTCACATCCAAAGGTCAATCCTTGCCTTTGCCTTTCATTTCCTTAGTACATTAACAGTCGTGCTGCGGCCAATGAAGCACAGCACTTGTTCCAATTAAATTAACCTAATGCCTTGATTAATATTGTATGCAAATAACTCCTAATCTtgagataaaaagaatttcatcAAAATCAGCTAGTGGTTGCTGATTTAagataagaaaaacaaataaattcaaccattagtgttttttttttttaagggatTGGAAAGattcatttaaatttctttatataagaGTTATCACTTTCATAATGCAAGATAGGTGCTTTTCTAAATTAGACACTCAAATTGAGTCCTCTTGTAATTCATTAACAATCTGATTATGCTAACAAACTCGattcatttattgatttaattaagatGAGTGGGGTTTGAACATGTTTGACTTTGTGCATGGATGAAGTAGCCCCAGTCCCAGACTGCAAACACAGGTCTTTGAGTGAGTGAAGAAATTCAAAcatgttttttcatattttaagaGTATCATTGAAATGAATTGCTGAAATAGGTGAACGCTATTTCTAAGTGGGTTCACAACATATAATGCAAAGATTTTAACAGTACCGGAAAAGAAAACTCTTTCCAAAGAAAAACGAAACATgtgattgacaaatatattttcttttaccaaTGAATTATGATTTTGTACTGAACTCCGTTTTCTGTTTTTGTTCTCTCTTTTACTACTTTTCTTCGGTAGCAGGGTCTATATTTCTTCCCAGATTAAAAGGAAGACAGAGAGAAATGATTCGAAAGTACTGAATGGATATATACAAGGCCAAAGCCAATGCTGAAGAACACATCGTACTGACTTAAAACAGACTAAACGAGAAATCAGAAATAGCATGTCAGAGTTGCAGTAACTctctagaaaaagaaactagagaAATAGGAACATACTGAAAAATGTGCAGAGAGGACTCCAGGTCACAACCaccatatatatttgtttgtgGTGTAATTTATTATGGGTACCTCATTACTCAGATTTGGTAGTGGAATTCTTAACATTCTATATACTTTGAATTGGCACCATTggagatttaaaaattatattataagattttgatttttaaattttttaataagctGAACTGTttggttaaaaaaaaaactgacctaccaaaataaattttaacatcttataattgattattaagtagTCATTGCAAATCTCACAATAACTTGCCAAATAaactatattttattcaagtttacatgcttataaaaaatataaaaaagaaatatattagaagaaaatattatatcttagtttaataataaagtGATATCATTTTAGAAATGTGTCTTTCATtcattaaaactaattataagaaatctCAAATTTACGCTTGTTGAGAATTAGGATTTATGTATGCACATTAACGTTTGTtccaataaagaatcaaaattaacaaattaatttgaGGCCTTATGTAGTGATTGATGGAATGTAGCATTAGCCCCGGCTATATCCCAAATACCCAAATGactattgtttttttttttttttttttaagcaaTCATGAATCTTTTGTACATTCGAGAGAAAAAGTATTACTTGATTATACGggaaaatgcatatttatatttttttagttgcAATTACAAAgcttttctaatatataattcgAAGATCTACATATttcattcattaattttttttaaaattaaaaaaaaaaaattatttggtCTTTATGTGAATTTGATTGCAAGagtatcaaatttattaaatttttacaaatagttctataaaggaaaattaaatacactataaaataactcaaaaaatcttaataattaataaataaataaatagactTGAAAGATCCATATTTGTTGAATCAAATAGAGTAATATGAAATAGAAATAGTAAAACACTATTGTTGATCTAAAAGATAAGCAGAGATAGACCAAAAGTACAAACTTGgatgaaaataataagataataattgaAAAGAGGAGATGGttaggattttctttttacgccaaaaagaaatatataaatgcaTATGAATTCATAAATTCAGTTAAggttttttaattctaaaaaccgaatctaaaattttcaatgaagcataataaattattaaattaaatatctcaagaaaatattaaaaaatcaaactagtaaaaatcttaaaaacataaaaagttTCTGAAGCATATATCTTTAACGATTTTAAATTGGTCTATATTATATAAGTCTAGTGATAAGGCAAGATTTCAATctcattaatataaaatttccaTCCCAATACTCAAATTAAACTTGAACAGCCTCAAAATTCAGTAATCAAAATTATGCTCATTTCACCAAAATGAACGAAGTCAAATTAGCAAAAAGTAAGTAATAGTTTATTACACTCAATGTAATGATTTGAACTGCAATCACATAAGATATTgttgttttgatttttatcaGTTTTACAGTTTTATCCTCTTaacaaatttgataataagaagTTAACtattttgaaattcttttgaaTCCCAGCacacttaattttaaaatttctttaaatatcacagctaaacaattaaaaacaTTTTATGTGATCTGTTCTGacattttagatatatattatcaattatttattgtcttattttaacatgtaatttggtttatttatatatttatatattccaAAGTGATATCAATCTTAAAAGTATGTTAGAAGCCACTTTTTATCCAAgtattctattattatttcaatatcTACTTCACATCTTCGTCGGATCGCTTATTTGGACCGGACTATTGCACAAACATTATAGAGTTGAAGTGGTTTAAGTAAACCATAAATGTGGCAGCCATTCCATATGTAAATTAACGAAATGACCTACTAATTTTGGTGACAGTTTGGTGCACTTAAAAAAAGACTGTTTGGCTTGATTAAATGAGACAAGGACACTTTGGCAACGGCATGAAGCAGGTTCCGGGAGTAATTAATGACAGTAGATATGAACATGGAAAACTACCATAATTAGCGGCTTACCATCTTTATATGTGAAAGAAGACAAATTTTGcctctgaagaagaaaataaatttagtgcAGACCCAATTAAGCCTTTCACTTTCATCAATCAGCAAAGAAAGACAAATAATTGAGTATGGTTACGTGCATTGAACagaaaaacatattaaaaagtttggTGGTTAAACTAGCTGGGAGCTACTTCTTGCACCCCTCACATGTTACAGTGTAAGCCAATTCGAGTCAACATTATACATAGCTGTAAATTGTTAtctaattttacatttattctAAGGTTAGgttataaaaaagattttaaactaaaaagaatGACTTTTGGGTTTTTGATGTTAAAGAGAATATActtctttatttaataagattgAATCTTAGAATCTCTTATAAgctatttttatcaaaaatattaatttacttatttctttctaaaaatagttttcaaCAAGGTGTTTTGAGAAAGAATAGTTGCATATGGGTTCCAGGTTAAATCTAGTAGCAAAACTGTTCTTGTCCGAATTTTGTCTCTTCTACTGTAAGGTTGAGGTATGTTTTGGTCAATTCTGtgtcaataaaataataaacacaATTATAAACCAATTAAgctaactaataaaatatataatttttgtagAATACAAAAATGTGGGCTATATTAGAGTAGCTTGATTTTCCGATATGGTTGGTGCATGGTTGTTTGATAGAGAAAAATGGCAATTGGTCTCTACTCTCTGGTCACCAGTTTGACAAGGACAGGATGCGAATCcaagggagagagagagagagagaggagcaATCCATGCACAAGTCCAAGTCCTTGAAGAAAACAATTCCCCAGTGCATTGCTTACATATGCACATCATTTTCTTCCATCATTGGGTATTAGCATGCGAAATAGTTATTACCTAATCTCTCATTTGTGCTCGACATTaccaattaattaagtaagaCAAACTTATCTCACCTTGTGGTGACAATGGGGATTTTACCTTCTGTTCTGATAACTGCAATACAACAAGAAAGATAAATTCCAGAttctaattcataaattcaggaactgcttttttcttttttccttcatATAATATCTtgggaaatgaaaaaaaagaattagaagaAGTAGAAAGATAGCAATAGACAACGAGAATATGGCAACGACAATACAGAAACTTCCACGCCAATGCCGGATTTATAAGACAGccctatcaccttatgttcAACTTTACAGTTGACCGAATAACTTGTTTACCGAATTCAGTGGTTTGGTTTCAATGTCACTATGTACTGCCGTAGTCCTTCTAGACAACAATATATTCCATGAATTTGTTTAAGGGATTCCATTTTATTTGCAGCTTCCAAAGTCAATGACTGAAAAACAATTGCATTACAGTTTCAGAGGCACATTATTGTGTTACTTACTTGATCAAACACTTCcttctttaaataattaatcaacttAGCTCGGTAAGCTCCGTAATGATATACACTTTCTGACTAGCTTATTATTTCTCATGTTGATTTACCAATACAAGAACAATTGAAGTTTAGATTTGACCAAATAATAAGATGGTTAATATTTGAATTCTCCATTACACATGAACCTTTGGAAATTAGTGTGAAAATTATTGACTAATCAATTCAGATGactttctaatttaataatcacaGTCACATGATATTATTACCACACCTTACTTTTAAAGTAAgattagaataaaaagaatttaaaatatcattttaaccATCAATAATGaactaatatataaaaagaaattcaaaatatttgatcattaaaaaataaataatttatctagACTTTGTATATCTCTCTACTTATACACTAAACTAATATATGattgatacatatttattatttttaaataaatatgtacgtGTCAATCgtctaatactaaaatataaaatactcataatatatattattcttttttttagcaGTAAGCGAAATTTATGTAAGAATTACCCATTTTAAGAACAGAAACTCCTAAATACAGTTAATTCCTTTTATCAACTGAAGCAAGGTAACTTATCTAACGCTTGAATTTAATTCCCGCATCTCACTTCAAGCTGACATTGATGACCATAGGGTGCCTACTTGGTAAtattaaacataatatatacAGTAATCACAGAGAACTCTACTGCCTTGTAAACAAGAACTGCTATTAATCCTAACGATCACTTCAGAAGAAAGTTCAGGCTAAAACAGAGGAGAAAAGGTGCAGTAAGTATAGAATTTTGGAGTTCAATGGAGGAGAGAATGGCAATATGTTTACTACAAATCAACCTGTACTTAGTTCAAGTGTTGCAACTCTCTGCAGCCTAAAACACGAAATTCTTTCAAAAGACCGAAACTTGAGATCCTTTATGATAAAACCATATACCACATAGACATTTTAgaacccaaaaaagaaaaggttctATTACAAGTCTACAAGAAAATTCagtaaaaaaaagtttatcgTCTTCCTTGGATAGCTCCATGTTCGCTCTTCTAAGAAAGAAGTCCTCAacatcttcactaaaatcgtACATAACGGCACTATTGTTGCATTATTGAGGCTATCAACTAGGAGCTAATCCTTCAGTAATTTCTTGAGCAAAAACAGACGCAAACTTTACATATTGTTCCTTGTACGTTCATAACCATTTTCTTCATCCCTACTTCTAGCTAGAAACATTCTATCAGGAGCAATAAAATACTGACTCGAATTGGATTATCACTCTCGATCACTGACACATCAAGTATAGATTTTGCAACCTTTCTGCCTCTTATTCTTTGGCACATAACTTTCAAGATTACCAGGAAACGCAATATAACTTTGATAAGACCATTTCCTATCAGCTCATTTCTTTCTCCAAACTACCTATTATAAACCAAAGGACTTAGAAGTTATACttaaaacaattttaattGCAGATCCATTATTCGTCGTGAATCTGATAcaggaaaataaagaactcCAACTTTCCATATACACGATAACAGAAATAGGGAATCCAGTTAGCACGAGAGTGTATATCAGCAATTCACTatagatataaaatttaacaagTTGTATAAGAATTATAGCCAACTCCCTCCTCAAGAATTATACCCAATTCTACTCTTTTCTAACTCTAGCTTCACGTTCTATCACTGCCTTATAGTAATTTCTACTTTCACCATTCTAATGAGCAGACGCATTAGATTACCAGAATCTAGGATGTGCGAAAAACGACTCCTAGTTTGCAAGTTTGTCCGTGGCACCAAAAAGGAGACCCAACTAGAAGTTAATCTCGCGGCATCACATCACACTGCAATGTGGACAATTATTTACCAAGTGGCATTCAGGTTGCCACATCATTAATATGAGCCACTGTATCATTGTTATGCCAGGCATATTCTGAAGAATTGGACACATCAACAATTGCATGACACGTTTTATTCCAAAGGGACATCTGCAAGGTCGTCAATGTCACTTACATTCTCCCTTTCTCAATCAAATTGGAGATTCCGCTGAATTCTGGCGTGCGCCTTTTGTTCTCTACGAGGTAACAAAACCTTTGGCTGGCCTGACCATGTTTGATTTTTCAGATTCCTATACTATCTTTGCTTGAAGCATTTGTGGTCTTAAATGCGTAAAGTTTGCTAGCTTTGATTTGTATAGACAATTGCCTCGGCATAAATTGTCTAGTTTATTGTTACTGCTTGCTTTCAGTTGTGGTATGTGACTTTCTGTTACTAAACTTGCTTTAGCATGGTCCATTTATCGATCTTTAATTGCCTTTGCCTTCCTAAAAGCATTCATGACAAATTGTGTTATGTTAGTCAGCTTTTCtagatatatttatcattatattaatcaacttaatgaaaattaataatcatatGATTCATTCTGCTCTTACAATACAAATAAGagaattttcattaaaaaggTCAGAACAAGAAACCATAAGGTGTTTGGTTCTGGTCTTCTGGATGTTGCATTTCTGGCAttgtcctttctttttttctttttttgtatgATTATGGACCATTATTCTGCTAACATGAGTAGCCTTTTAAAAGCTCAAGCTACATCTTCGCATTTTGGGAACCAAACCAAAAAATGcacattttatatttgttgaatGCTTAAAATGCCTACTGCATCTCGAGAATCCAGCCTTTCTTATCCTCAATGAGACCCCTTTTGATTCCTTCAAGAGTTGACTGCAACTCCTGAGAAACTGATTCAGCTCTGATTTTGTATTCGATCCTGCAAGGTTAGATGTTTATGTTAGATGAATTTACCATAACATGCACTTATGTGTTCATGCTCTTAAAAAGTTAGAATCTTGTAGTGAAGACGGGAAATCAAGGTATAGATGTATAATGTACATATATTCTATCATTTTACCTTCTGTCCTGATAAGTGATACTGCCCACAGGAGCAACACCTACTGCGGTTCCGGTGCAGAAAACTTCATCGGCATCCATCAGTTCATCTACCGGAATAGCACGTTCCTCAACCTGATTcaatttcataatttcttcAGAATGAACCCAAGAGCTTTGAGCTAGGGATGTGTTATACAATTTGCATATTACATCATATGCTGCAGGAAACTTGATTTACCAACAAAGCCCTTCCCATTTTACATGTGCATTGATAAATTACACCTAATATCAGTCTACTAAGGGGTGAATATAAGCCACCTGGTAGTTGAGATCACAAGCAATTTCGATGATGCTTCTTCGAGTGACACCTTGCAGAATAGTACCATTTGCTGGGGGAGAAGAAATTACGTTTCCCTGGAAAGCAAGATTGATATGACATCAAATTTATGCCAGTCGTAAAACATAGTCATAATTCAAAAGCTTAATTGAAAACTTTATCCGAATACCTTTACAACGAAGATGTTGCAAGAAGAGACTTCTTCCAGATATTTCTTATTCACTGCATCAAGGTACAGAACATCAGAAAATCCCCTGCCTTTTGCTCTGGCTATTGCTTTTAGAACCTACAAATAAGATACAGTAATATGCTAATCTATAGTACCGCACTAAAGAAACCTTCAGATCCGCAAAAGTAATATTTCATTCAGATTCTTGTGTAGCTATGTTAGAGATGAATTTACTTACAGGTGCATAATTCGTGATGGACTTGACACCGCCAGCTCCTCCACGAGAGGCACGATGAAACTCCTCTTCAATATATAGGTTCAACGGTGCTGAGCCCTCCTATATCCAGTCAAAGGAACATATAAACCCCTGTATGGAAAATCAAAGAGGAGTTAAGTTTAAGCAAGCAAAGGAAAACCACCTTGAAATAGTTTCCGACAGGAGAGGCATATACGAGGAATGTGTACTCAGGAGCTGGCGCTAAACCCAATACAGGTCCACTGCCCATAAGCAAAGGTCTAATATACAAAGTTCCCTTCCCTGGAGGAGGAACCTGTGTACAATTTTACATGAAGTGaaaaaatgcaaaattgatacaACAATAATATAATGCAGGAAAGAAAGATGTACTAGAAACTTATTACCCAACGCTTGTTGGAAAAGGCAACTTGTTTAACTGCATCAACAAATTGATCGATGGAGGGACAGGGCATGCACATTCTATCAGCACCCATTTGCATACGAATGGCATTTTGATCTGGCCGAAAGAGCAGTAAACGACCATCTTCTTTTCTATATGCTTTTGTGCCTTCATATAATCCCTGAGTAGATTTTTATCACAGATTGAGTTCTTTATTTGAAACTTCAGTGGCCAAGGGAAAACATAAGGATATTCTATTGAATAAGAGAATCATGTGcaatttcttattcttttggaACTATTTTAATTGCGAATTACTTGTCCATAATTGAGGACTCCTGCAGATGGGCTCAATTCAAGATTTCCATAGCGACTAAGTTGTCCTTGCACAAAACTTCCATCTTTAGCACATTTCATCAGGTACATATAATCAGTTGGAGTTACACCAAATCCAAGATTATCCCAATCCAGATTAGCATACTCATCCTCACCATCAGAACTACCACCCAACAAGAAAAGAGCAAAAATACTGAAAGTAAGAAACTAATAACATGGGAGAGAAAAATGTGAAATGGTATTAGCAGACAATGTAAAGGAATCTTTGTGAGTGGTTACCACTTACAAGTTAGCCGATGGCTTGTTCACTCGCTGTTGAGAAGATGCAGCTTGCGAAGTGTAACAAATGTAAGCTCCAAGCTGCAATCATGCAGGAAAATTACATGATACAATGTCCTAATGCCttcaagaaaaggaaaagaaaaaaagagctACGTCCGCATCCAATgagattttccttttcatcATTTCTTACCCCTTCATTGAGCATCCGtgtcatataaaaaatttacaattctCAGGTCTTATAACCCATAAATTAAACCCCAATTAGAAAAGAACGTAAAAGAAAGTAATTATAACATAAtcaaagatttaaaaaaaaaaaaaaaactaacctGTGATGAAGAACTAATTCGTAAAGATTGAACCAAACTGTGCAAGCATCGACCCCTACGAATCATTGTTTTCTTACCAAATGAAAATAGATTTTACGAAGGCTAAGAGAGAAGATAAAAAGGTTGGCAGAGAATTTTCTTGCAGAAGCAAGCAAGGAACGGAAATGGATTAAAAGGGAGCGATGTTTTAGGAGGCGAAGAAAAACAAGAAGTAACGCCAAAAATATAAAGACAAGTTGACACGGAACTGTTCCACGTATTTAGTATCATCTGATTTTGGATGACTAATCCTAATTTAATTGCCAAGTTTAATCTGATTTGCATCAGTAACTGCCAAGTCAtgtctattttcttttatattggGAACTTATATTAGAATAAACTTTCAGCAGAAATTACATCAAATAGAACCAGAAATAGAAATTACATCTAACTTATACAGATGCAATTAGTAATCAAAGAGGATTATTTTAGGCTAGTGGTGATTAGCgagctttcttttcttgtattggACAAGCATCGTTGAATTTggacttcttctttttctttctttgccaATATTGAATTTGGAGAATTGTCTgatacaatttttataaatccaATAGTCAATGTCGTGCCACGTCAAGATGTTGGATTACAGTATGTGTGCCTATACCTACACCTGCTAAAAATGGGCATATACACGTTAGATCCATTTGTTCTCTTTTGAttttcatcaagaaacaaTTTTTCCTTAAAAGTAATTTACATATTCTTAAAATCCCACAATCCTCTTATGCTGGTGGAGTTTCAGGCTTGTAAAGATGAGACTgttttaaatcatataaaGAGTTTAGTAATTtgtaaattctatttttaatgagAAGCAAcacaatttttatattgtattatataattttattttattttaaatcacCATTTGGAAAGcaattttaacatatatttaatgagtaaacttttttatgaattgaaaCAAAAGCAATCAAAATTGAGATAGCTTATGGCATAGGTAAAAGtgtcaaaataattaatattttattttagagtaAAATTTTTTACAACTAATCTTACTTTctactttttaataaattcattaggattatattttctttcaaaaatccATTTGCAGGTAATAAGTTTAGCACAATTAggaaattaatcaaaatttaaattttattttgtaaaatattatcaatttcaattttaatgccttttttttttaaatataaagtgaGAAGAAGAAATAGCATCAGAAAATGGCAAATGAtcattttcaacaaaataagtGTAAagaattatttctaaaaaaaattcatctttTGTCTCTTACTTCTTAACTCCTCAAaagaattttcaaaacataTTTAACAGGTGCATGAGAAACAATCTCAGATTTTAAGGAAATACATGTTCAAAGAactcatcatttttttttcaactATAGTATGAATATCAAGTACatcattttttcaaaataaaaaatttatatgcaaCAATGTGATCGACATAACCAATAAAATATGCGATCAGATATTTTAGAAccaattttccttttctttgggTCAAGTAACATAGCCTTAGCAAGACACCCcgttacttttaaatatttaaagttaaGTATGTAGCCCTTCTACAACTCATATGGTAGCTTATcggttttcttata is a genomic window of Ricinus communis isolate WT05 ecotype wild-type chromosome 2, ASM1957865v1, whole genome shotgun sequence containing:
- the LOC8265235 gene encoding branched-chain-amino-acid aminotransferase 2, chloroplastic isoform X1, with protein sequence MIRRGRCLHSLVQSLRISSSSQLGAYICYTSQAASSQQRVNKPSANFSDGEDEYANLDWDNLGFGVTPTDYMYLMKCAKDGSFVQGQLSRYGNLELSPSAGVLNYGQGLYEGTKAYRKEDGRLLLFRPDQNAIRMQMGADRMCMPCPSIDQFVDAVKQVAFSNKRWVPPPGKGTLYIRPLLMGSGPVLGLAPAPEYTFLVYASPVGNYFKEGSAPLNLYIEEEFHRASRGGAGGVKSITNYAPVLKAIARAKGRGFSDVLYLDAVNKKYLEEVSSCNIFVVKGNVISSPPANGTILQGVTRRSIIEIACDLNYQVEERAIPVDELMDADEVFCTGTAVGVAPVGSITYQDRRIEYKIRAESVSQELQSTLEGIKRGLIEDKKGWILEMQ
- the LOC8265235 gene encoding branched-chain-amino-acid aminotransferase 2, chloroplastic isoform X2 — protein: MYLMKCAKDGSFVQGQLSRYGNLELSPSAGVLNYGQGLYEGTKAYRKEDGRLLLFRPDQNAIRMQMGADRMCMPCPSIDQFVDAVKQVAFSNKRWVPPPGKGTLYIRPLLMGSGPVLGLAPAPEYTFLVYASPVGNYFKEGSAPLNLYIEEEFHRASRGGAGGVKSITNYAPVLKAIARAKGRGFSDVLYLDAVNKKYLEEVSSCNIFVVKGNVISSPPANGTILQGVTRRSIIEIACDLNYQVEERAIPVDELMDADEVFCTGTAVGVAPVGSITYQDRRIEYKIRAESVSQELQSTLEGIKRGLIEDKKGWILEMQ